In the Kineosporiaceae bacterium genome, one interval contains:
- a CDS encoding heme-copper oxidase subunit III, which yields MVQVGTIVWLASELMFFAGLFAMYFTIRAVLPPVWAENTELLNIPFSTANTINLVLSSVWCQMGVFAAERFQAAAKGPWWTPWTREHGWKNWGMREWYVLTYIAGAVFVAGQVYEYAKLVSEGLTLASSGYGSVFYMTTGFHGLHVTGGLIAFLLIIARSYMTRRFGHAEATSAIVTSYYWHFVDVVWIGLFLVIYVLK from the coding sequence ATGGTCCAGGTGGGCACCATCGTCTGGCTGGCGAGCGAGCTCATGTTCTTCGCCGGCCTGTTCGCGATGTACTTCACCATCAGAGCCGTGCTCCCGCCCGTCTGGGCGGAGAACACCGAGCTGCTGAACATCCCCTTCTCCACCGCCAACACCATCAACCTGGTGCTGAGTTCCGTGTGGTGCCAGATGGGCGTGTTCGCAGCAGAGCGCTTCCAGGCCGCAGCCAAGGGCCCCTGGTGGACGCCCTGGACCCGTGAGCACGGCTGGAAGAACTGGGGCATGCGCGAGTGGTACGTGCTCACGTACATCGCCGGCGCCGTCTTCGTCGCCGGGCAGGTCTACGAGTACGCCAAGCTCGTCTCGGAGGGCCTCACGCTCGCGTCCAGCGGATACGGGTCGGTCTTCTACATGACCACCGGCTTCCACGGTCTGCACGTCACGGGCGGCCTCATCGCCTTCCTGCTGATCATCGCCCGGAGCTACATGACCCGTCGGTTCGGGCACGCCGAAGCCACCAGCGCCATCGTCACCTCGTACTACTGGCACTTCGTCGACGTGGTCTGGATCGGCCTGTTCCTCGTCATCTACGTCCTGAAGTAG
- a CDS encoding Rieske 2Fe-2S domain-containing protein, which yields MSESQNLPDVVSSDSHGTVATSERFDDPGLPPHRHRVTDIDPAAAKRAERQVAALFAISGIGTVLAMVFYFALPYDTTLPYTEFMGRVKLSTALVGLGLFLALFGIGAGAVHWAKTLMPDEERVEDRHDLRGSDEDRAAALDILAEGAEESGLGRRPLIRNSLIGAMALAPLPAVVLLSDLGPRPGNKLSETIWKKGTPLVLDPQGGKIKASDLVQGSVAHVMPEGIEEVENVLNEKSKASVLVMRLDPELLDDASRPGSYDGIVAYSKICTHMGCPVALYEQQTHHLLCPCHQSTFDLTQNCKVIFGPARRPLPQLPITVDEEGYLVAADAFSEPVGPSFWERG from the coding sequence GTGAGTGAGAGCCAGAACCTTCCCGACGTCGTCTCCAGTGACAGCCACGGCACCGTGGCGACCTCCGAGAGGTTCGACGACCCGGGACTGCCCCCGCATCGTCATCGGGTCACCGACATCGATCCGGCGGCCGCCAAGCGGGCCGAGCGCCAGGTGGCGGCACTGTTCGCCATCTCGGGCATCGGCACCGTGCTGGCGATGGTCTTCTACTTCGCCCTGCCGTACGACACCACGTTGCCCTACACCGAGTTCATGGGCCGGGTGAAGCTCTCCACCGCCCTGGTCGGCCTCGGCCTCTTCCTGGCCCTGTTCGGCATCGGAGCGGGCGCGGTCCACTGGGCCAAGACCCTGATGCCGGACGAGGAGCGGGTCGAGGACCGTCACGACCTGCGCGGCAGCGACGAGGACCGGGCCGCTGCGCTCGACATCCTCGCCGAGGGTGCCGAGGAATCCGGCCTCGGTCGACGCCCGCTGATCCGTAACTCTCTGATCGGCGCCATGGCCCTGGCCCCCCTCCCGGCCGTCGTCCTGCTGAGCGACCTCGGGCCTCGCCCGGGCAACAAGCTGTCGGAGACCATCTGGAAGAAGGGCACGCCCCTGGTGCTCGACCCCCAGGGCGGCAAGATCAAGGCCTCTGATCTGGTGCAGGGCTCGGTCGCCCACGTCATGCCCGAGGGCATCGAGGAGGTCGAGAACGTCCTCAACGAGAAGTCCAAGGCGTCGGTCCTGGTCATGCGTCTCGACCCGGAGCTCCTGGATGACGCCTCGCGCCCTGGCTCGTACGATGGAATCGTTGCCTACTCGAAGATCTGCACCCACATGGGTTGCCCGGTGGCGCTCTACGAGCAGCAGACCCACCACCTGCTCTGCCCGTGCCACCAGTCGACCTTCGACCTGACGCAGAACTGCAAGGTGATCTTCGGTCCTGCGCGGCGTCCGTTGCCACAGTTGCCCATCACCGTCGACGAGGAGGGCTACCTGGTGGCCGCAGACGCATTCAGCGAGCCCGTTGGGCCGAGCTTCTGGGAGCGGGGATGA
- a CDS encoding response regulator transcription factor → MNELSVLLYSDDVDTRTAVRMAVGRRPAADLPLVRWVECATGAAVLAAVDGGGLDLLILDGEASPTGGMGLCKQLKDEIYECPPVLVLTGRAQDAWLATWSRADQVVAHPLDPVAIAAAVGDLVRGSRSVAG, encoded by the coding sequence ATGAACGAGCTGTCCGTCCTGCTGTACAGCGACGACGTGGACACCCGCACTGCGGTGCGGATGGCAGTCGGCCGGCGCCCCGCGGCGGACCTTCCGCTGGTGCGGTGGGTCGAGTGCGCCACGGGGGCTGCGGTTCTCGCCGCGGTGGACGGCGGCGGCCTCGATCTGCTGATTCTCGACGGCGAGGCCAGCCCGACCGGCGGCATGGGCCTGTGCAAACAGCTCAAGGACGAGATCTACGAGTGCCCGCCGGTGCTGGTGTTGACCGGCCGTGCTCAGGACGCCTGGCTGGCGACCTGGTCACGGGCCGATCAGGTGGTGGCTCACCCGCTCGATCCGGTGGCGATCGCGGCGGCGGTCGGTGACCTGGTGCGCGGGTCACGCAGCGTCGCGGGCTGA
- a CDS encoding DEDD exonuclease domain-containing protein — MTTIDTHAGLPTWRPGAQISLDELGTPLHETTFVVVDLETTGGSAAEHAITEIGAVKVRGGQVLGEFQTLVNPGEPIPAFISVLTGITNPMVATAPRLGAALAAFLEFLIGADAVVAHNAGFDTTFLKTACAATGRVWPALTVIDTVGLARAVVRGDEARNHKLSTLARLFRSRVEPNHRALTDARATVDVLHALVERLGPLGVASLEELATVSTRVPEKTRRKRHLADDLPNAPGVYVFRDGRGRPLYVGTSVDVRTRVRTYFTATEKRTRMSEMVALAESVTAVVCATALEARVRELRLIAEHAPPYNRRSRFPQRAPWIKLTAEAFPRLSVVRTVIPDGATYVGPFSSHQQAELAVAGLHEAIPLRQCTSRLPRRPSPSARACVLAEIGRCGAPCIGGQDVEAYRAVSDQAAQVLTRDATAVVTHLLDRATDLASQERFEEAARHRDRLLAVVRAVSRTQRLAPLAATRELLAARQVPAERAAGHSMRGWELILVRYGRLAATTTSPPGADPRPYLDALRATGEQVPTPPPAPLPAAHPEETEQVLRWLEQPGVRLVDLDGEWSCPQAGAGRHLAELNALGSGTPS, encoded by the coding sequence ATGACCACGATCGACACCCACGCCGGGCTCCCGACGTGGCGTCCGGGCGCCCAGATCAGCCTCGACGAACTCGGCACCCCCCTGCACGAGACGACGTTCGTGGTGGTCGACCTCGAGACGACCGGGGGCAGCGCCGCCGAGCACGCCATCACCGAGATCGGAGCGGTCAAGGTGCGCGGCGGGCAGGTGCTCGGTGAGTTCCAGACGCTGGTCAACCCCGGTGAGCCGATTCCCGCCTTCATCTCGGTGCTCACCGGTATCACCAATCCGATGGTGGCCACGGCGCCGCGACTCGGGGCAGCGCTGGCGGCCTTCCTCGAGTTCCTGATCGGTGCGGACGCCGTGGTGGCTCACAACGCCGGCTTCGACACCACGTTCCTGAAGACGGCGTGCGCGGCGACCGGACGGGTGTGGCCGGCGCTGACGGTGATCGACACCGTGGGGCTCGCCCGTGCCGTGGTCCGGGGCGACGAGGCCCGCAATCACAAGCTGTCGACCCTGGCCCGGCTGTTCCGATCCCGGGTCGAGCCGAATCACCGGGCGCTCACCGATGCCCGGGCCACCGTCGACGTGCTGCACGCTCTCGTGGAGCGACTCGGGCCGCTGGGCGTGGCCAGCCTGGAGGAACTGGCCACCGTGAGCACGCGGGTTCCGGAGAAGACCCGCCGCAAGCGACACCTGGCCGACGACCTGCCGAACGCCCCCGGCGTGTACGTGTTCCGCGACGGCCGAGGGCGTCCGCTCTATGTCGGCACCTCGGTCGATGTCCGCACCCGGGTGCGGACGTACTTCACCGCCACCGAGAAGCGCACCCGGATGAGCGAGATGGTGGCGCTGGCCGAGTCGGTGACCGCGGTGGTCTGTGCCACGGCGCTCGAGGCGCGGGTGCGTGAGCTGCGTCTGATCGCCGAGCATGCCCCGCCCTACAACCGACGCTCCCGCTTCCCGCAGCGGGCACCGTGGATCAAGCTCACTGCCGAGGCCTTCCCCCGGCTGTCGGTCGTGCGCACGGTGATCCCGGACGGCGCGACCTATGTCGGGCCGTTCTCCTCACACCAGCAGGCCGAGCTCGCCGTCGCCGGGTTGCACGAGGCGATTCCGTTGCGCCAGTGCACCTCGCGCCTGCCTCGTCGCCCCTCGCCCTCGGCCCGCGCGTGCGTCCTCGCCGAGATCGGCCGGTGCGGGGCTCCGTGCATCGGGGGTCAGGACGTCGAGGCCTACCGCGCCGTGAGCGACCAGGCTGCGCAGGTACTCACCCGAGACGCCACCGCCGTGGTGACCCACCTGCTCGACCGCGCCACCGACCTGGCCTCGCAGGAGCGGTTCGAAGAAGCTGCCCGCCACCGTGATCGGTTGCTCGCGGTGGTCCGGGCGGTCTCACGCACCCAGCGGTTGGCCCCCCTGGCCGCGACCCGCGAGCTGTTGGCCGCGAGGCAGGTCCCCGCCGAGCGAGCGGCCGGGCACTCCATGCGGGGGTGGGAGTTGATCCTGGTGCGCTATGGCCGGCTGGCGGCGACCACGACCAGTCCGCCGGGTGCCGACCCGCGTCCGTACCTGGACGCGCTGCGCGCCACCGGTGAGCAAGTGCCCACGCCGCCCCCCGCCCCCTTGCCCGCCGCGCATCCGGAGGAGACCGAACAGGTGCTGCGCTGGCTCGAGCAGCCCGGCGTCCGACTGGTCGACCTGGACGGCGAGTGGAGCTGCCCGCAGGCGGGCGCCGGCCGCCACCTGGCCGAACTGAACGCACTAGGCTCGGGGACACCGAGCTGA
- a CDS encoding Lrp/AsnC ligand binding domain-containing protein yields the protein MITAIVLVQTDVNRIPEVAADIAALDGVSEVYSVTGDVDLVAMVRVHEHDQLADVIADRISKVTGVSSTRTYLAFRAYSRHDLEAAFALGMDGD from the coding sequence ATGATCACGGCCATCGTGTTGGTCCAGACCGATGTGAACCGCATCCCCGAGGTCGCCGCCGACATCGCGGCCCTCGACGGGGTGAGCGAGGTCTACTCGGTCACCGGCGACGTCGATCTGGTGGCCATGGTCCGGGTGCACGAGCACGACCAGCTCGCCGACGTGATCGCCGATCGCATCAGCAAGGTGACCGGGGTGAGTTCCACCCGCACGTACCTGGCATTCCGGGCCTACAGCCGGCACGACCTCGAGGCCGCCTTCGCGCTGGGCATGGACGGGGACTGA
- the trpD gene encoding anthranilate phosphoribosyltransferase yields the protein MGAITWSRLIASLLSGEDLSREQCAWAMNQVMSAEATSAQLAGFLVALRGKGETVEELSGLVEAMLQHAVRIEVPGHCVDVVGTGGDRHHTVNISTMAALVVAGTGRTVVKHGNRAASSSSGAADVLEALGVRLDLPPGRVAELAPEVGITFCFAQVFHPSMRHAAVARRELGVPTAFNFLGPLTNPAQPAAAAIGVSDARMAPIMAGVLADRGTSALLFRGDEGLDEMSTTAPTTVWLVDAGQVHRTSLDAVDLGLARATLADLAGGDATHNAGVVRSVLAGEQGPIRDAVLLNAAAAVVAADGAARGLLVERMQAALEEVAAAVDGGAAASVLDRWVVASAS from the coding sequence ATGGGCGCGATCACCTGGAGCCGTTTGATCGCCTCGCTGCTCAGCGGCGAGGACCTGTCGCGCGAGCAGTGTGCCTGGGCCATGAACCAGGTGATGAGTGCCGAGGCGACCAGTGCGCAGCTGGCCGGATTCCTGGTGGCTCTGCGCGGCAAGGGCGAGACGGTCGAGGAACTGTCCGGGCTGGTCGAGGCGATGTTGCAGCACGCCGTCCGGATCGAGGTCCCCGGACATTGTGTGGACGTCGTGGGCACGGGTGGTGACAGACATCACACCGTGAACATCTCCACGATGGCAGCTCTTGTCGTGGCCGGAACCGGGCGAACCGTGGTCAAACACGGCAACCGTGCTGCGTCGTCCTCCTCGGGCGCTGCTGACGTCCTGGAGGCACTCGGCGTGCGGCTGGACCTGCCACCGGGCCGGGTCGCCGAACTCGCCCCCGAGGTGGGGATCACCTTCTGCTTCGCCCAGGTCTTCCACCCATCGATGCGTCACGCGGCTGTGGCACGTCGTGAGCTCGGCGTGCCGACGGCGTTCAACTTCCTGGGCCCGTTGACCAACCCCGCGCAGCCGGCCGCCGCCGCGATCGGGGTGTCCGATGCCCGCATGGCTCCGATCATGGCCGGGGTGCTGGCCGATCGGGGGACCTCGGCGCTGCTGTTCCGGGGCGATGAAGGGTTGGACGAGATGTCCACCACCGCGCCCACGACGGTGTGGCTGGTGGACGCCGGGCAGGTTCACCGGACCTCGCTGGACGCCGTGGATCTGGGCCTGGCTCGGGCCACGCTGGCCGACCTCGCCGGTGGTGACGCCACGCACAACGCCGGTGTGGTGCGGTCGGTGCTGGCGGGGGAGCAGGGCCCGATCCGTGACGCCGTGTTGCTGAACGCCGCTGCTGCCGTGGTGGCTGCCGACGGCGCTGCCCGCGGTCTGCTCGTCGAGCGGATGCAGGCGGCCTTGGAGGAGGTGGCTGCTGCCGTGGACGGCGGAGCGGCGGCGAGTGTGCTCGATCGCTGGGTGGTGGCCAGCGCCTCCTGA
- a CDS encoding NYN domain-containing protein, translating into MTDPELPDAVQRRMLVLAARVLGELEPDRVPVVLRRVRAFAPARRAVAGAGALRTALDAEVVFRQAVAAAWRGERPEVAALVVRGGLAEATSEGGEIEDAVLPELLVGLFLVRPEGWEALAGEVRERLDARHRTRSHEAVAAAAERETALARAERDRVQRELDAVTAAVAEREQELAVVRRELRRARSDADRARAQVRAVEAAQADQAQQDQERLHQLAAEVTRLGEELAAAQERGEAARQSARADRALDDARVRLLLDAVIEAAGGLRRELALPPVGVRPADVVAEQLAARTAPGGERTTSGGSDDLVRGRSQTDPGLLADLLTVPQTHLVIDGYNVTKTGYPALALTEQRRRLLDGLAALAARTGVEITCCFDGSDAVPAGPPPPVRGVRVLFSVPPMNADELIRRLVRSEPVGRPVVVVSTDGEVVSGVSRSGARAVASLALVRLLGSR; encoded by the coding sequence ATGACCGATCCGGAGCTCCCCGACGCGGTCCAGCGGCGGATGTTGGTGCTGGCGGCTCGGGTGCTCGGTGAGCTGGAGCCCGATCGGGTTCCGGTGGTGTTGCGCCGGGTACGGGCCTTTGCCCCCGCGCGACGAGCCGTTGCCGGTGCGGGAGCGCTCCGGACGGCGTTGGACGCCGAGGTGGTCTTCCGGCAGGCGGTGGCTGCGGCGTGGCGCGGTGAACGGCCCGAGGTGGCTGCCCTGGTGGTGCGGGGTGGCCTGGCCGAGGCCACCTCCGAGGGCGGTGAGATCGAGGACGCCGTGTTGCCCGAGCTGCTCGTGGGACTGTTCCTGGTGCGTCCCGAGGGCTGGGAGGCGCTGGCCGGCGAGGTGCGTGAGCGGTTGGACGCCAGGCACAGGACCCGGTCGCACGAGGCGGTGGCAGCGGCCGCCGAGCGAGAGACGGCCCTGGCTCGAGCCGAACGTGACCGGGTGCAGCGCGAGCTGGATGCCGTGACCGCCGCCGTTGCCGAGCGGGAGCAGGAGCTCGCCGTGGTGCGCCGTGAGTTGCGCCGGGCGCGTTCGGACGCCGATCGGGCCCGGGCTCAGGTGCGCGCGGTCGAGGCCGCCCAGGCCGATCAGGCGCAGCAGGATCAGGAGCGGCTGCACCAGTTGGCCGCCGAGGTCACCCGACTCGGGGAGGAGCTGGCCGCGGCGCAGGAACGTGGCGAGGCTGCCCGCCAGTCCGCTCGGGCGGACCGGGCGCTGGACGACGCGCGGGTACGGCTGCTGTTGGACGCCGTGATCGAGGCGGCCGGCGGGCTGCGTCGCGAACTCGCCCTGCCACCTGTCGGGGTGCGTCCAGCGGATGTGGTGGCCGAACAGCTCGCGGCCCGGACCGCCCCGGGTGGCGAGCGCACGACGTCCGGGGGATCCGACGATCTGGTGCGGGGCCGATCGCAGACCGATCCGGGTCTGCTGGCCGATCTGCTGACGGTGCCGCAGACCCACCTGGTGATCGACGGCTACAACGTCACCAAGACCGGGTATCCCGCGTTGGCCCTGACCGAGCAGCGCCGCCGGTTGCTGGACGGCCTGGCCGCGCTGGCCGCACGCACCGGGGTCGAGATCACCTGCTGTTTCGACGGTTCGGACGCCGTCCCGGCCGGCCCGCCCCCGCCGGTGCGCGGCGTCCGGGTGCTGTTCTCGGTCCCTCCGATGAACGCCGACGAGCTGATCCGTCGGCTGGTCCGGTCCGAGCCGGTGGGACGTCCCGTGGTGGTGGTGAGCACCGACGGCGAGGTGGTCTCCGGCGTCAGCCGGTCGGGGGCACGAGCCGTGGCCTCACTCGCCCTGGTCCGCCTGCTGGGATCCCGTTGA
- a CDS encoding cytochrome bc complex cytochrome b subunit: MTTTTTETKSGKLANWADERLSASKGVKFLARKIFPDHWSFMLGEVALYSFIILLLTGVFLSLFYIPSSGHTTYQGVYAPLVNQHVSEAFASTVRISFDVRGGLLMRQIHHWAALVFVAAMTVHMFRVFFTGAFRKPRELNWVIGCVLVLLGIVEGFLGYSLPDDLLSGTGIRIASSIILAIPVVGSYLSFFLFGGEFPGEEFIPRIYTVHVLLLPAIFLALIGAHLVMLVIQKHTQYPGPGRTNKNVVGYPLFPVYTAKAGGFFFIVFGVITLMSALVTINPIWAYGTYDPSPVSAGSQPDWYMGFMDGAVRLMTGWGEFTAFGFTWSFNILVPALVIPGLMTAPMFLYPWIEQWATGDKREHHLLDRPRNAPTRTGLGAMAITFYILLWISGGNDIMATVLRLSINDITNTLRVLVFVLPPVVFIVVKRICLGLQRKDRDLVLHGRETAVLVRTEAGEFFEVHEPLDEFKRWKLVQHETSRPLGELPAEDERGVRRPGSGSGWKNKLSKFYFEQRVEPVTPMELAAAHHDHHDHEAIESTPAQH, translated from the coding sequence ATGACCACCACGACGACCGAGACGAAGTCCGGCAAGCTGGCCAACTGGGCCGACGAGCGACTCAGCGCCAGCAAGGGTGTGAAGTTCCTCGCCCGCAAGATCTTCCCGGACCACTGGTCCTTCATGCTGGGTGAGGTCGCGCTCTACAGCTTCATCATCCTGCTGCTGACGGGTGTCTTCCTCTCCCTGTTCTACATCCCGAGCTCAGGGCACACCACCTACCAGGGCGTCTACGCCCCGCTGGTGAACCAGCACGTGTCCGAGGCGTTCGCCTCGACCGTGCGGATCTCCTTCGACGTCCGTGGCGGCCTGCTCATGCGGCAGATCCACCACTGGGCGGCGCTGGTCTTCGTCGCCGCCATGACCGTGCACATGTTCCGGGTGTTCTTCACCGGCGCGTTCCGCAAGCCGCGTGAGCTCAACTGGGTCATCGGCTGCGTCCTGGTGCTGCTGGGCATCGTCGAGGGCTTCCTCGGCTACTCCCTCCCCGACGACCTGCTGTCCGGTACCGGCATCCGCATCGCCTCGAGCATCATCCTGGCGATCCCGGTGGTCGGCTCGTACCTCAGCTTCTTCCTGTTCGGCGGCGAGTTCCCGGGCGAGGAGTTCATCCCCCGCATCTACACGGTGCACGTGTTGCTGCTGCCGGCCATCTTCCTGGCTCTGATCGGCGCCCACCTCGTGATGCTGGTGATCCAGAAGCACACCCAGTACCCCGGGCCCGGCCGCACCAACAAGAACGTGGTCGGCTACCCGCTCTTCCCGGTGTACACCGCCAAGGCCGGTGGCTTCTTCTTCATCGTGTTCGGTGTCATCACGCTGATGTCGGCGCTGGTGACGATCAACCCGATCTGGGCCTACGGCACCTACGACCCCTCCCCCGTGAGCGCCGGCTCACAGCCCGACTGGTACATGGGCTTCATGGACGGTGCAGTCCGGTTGATGACCGGCTGGGGAGAGTTCACGGCCTTCGGATTCACCTGGTCGTTCAACATCCTGGTTCCCGCTCTGGTCATCCCGGGGTTGATGACGGCACCGATGTTCCTCTACCCGTGGATCGAGCAGTGGGCCACCGGGGACAAGCGTGAGCACCACCTGCTCGACCGGCCCCGCAACGCCCCCACCCGGACCGGTCTGGGTGCCATGGCCATCACGTTCTACATCCTGCTGTGGATCAGCGGTGGTAACGACATCATGGCCACCGTCTTGCGACTGTCGATCAACGACATCACCAACACGTTGCGGGTCCTGGTCTTCGTGCTTCCGCCCGTCGTCTTCATCGTCGTCAAGCGAATCTGCCTCGGGCTGCAGCGCAAGGACCGCGACCTGGTCCTGCACGGCCGTGAGACCGCCGTCCTGGTACGCACCGAGGCCGGCGAGTTCTTCGAGGTCCACGAACCGCTCGACGAGTTCAAGCGGTGGAAGCTGGTGCAGCACGAGACCAGTCGACCGCTGGGCGAGCTGCCGGCGGAGGATGAGCGGGGCGTGCGCCGTCCGGGTTCGGGTTCGGGCTGGAAGAACAAGCTGTCGAAGTTCTACTTCGAGCAGCGCGTCGAGCCGGTGACCCCGATGGAGTTGGCCGCGGCTCACCACGATCACCACGATCACGAGGCGATCGAGTCAACGCCGGCACAGCACTGA
- a CDS encoding L,D-transpeptidase family protein, which yields MRKGFLVAVALTLVVTSSACQPASKTAAGSSPQGTGSSSATSTVAGASAAVTSEPAVLSLAPQTGSTQVRPDRPVTVDVVHGRISRVRLTTEDGKQLKGELDGGSWRLTDALAPGTTYTLSALGAGEDGSPVTATSTFTTLQANRLVSTTLIPGDDWTVGVGMPVIVVFSQPVKNKKAAESALTVSSTPSVEGAWRWFSATEVHWRPKEYWPSGTKVNVTAAMSKVELSDGVWGRRTTTSSFTVGRSQILTVDTARHSLTVRQGDKVVRSMPVTTGKAGFRTRNGIKVIMSRESQVRMDAATLGKDKSDPEYYNLLVNWALRLTYSGEFLHAAPWSVGSQGRANVSHGCTGMNTANARWLYDNSLVGDVVVYTGSSRALEWGNGYTEWNMPFDTYAAGTDV from the coding sequence GTGCGTAAGGGGTTTCTCGTCGCGGTGGCGCTGACGCTCGTGGTGACCTCGAGTGCCTGCCAGCCGGCGTCGAAGACGGCGGCGGGCAGCAGCCCTCAGGGCACGGGGAGCAGTTCCGCGACCAGCACGGTGGCTGGAGCCAGCGCCGCGGTGACCAGCGAGCCAGCGGTCCTCAGCCTGGCTCCCCAGACCGGTAGCACACAGGTGCGCCCCGATCGGCCCGTGACGGTCGACGTCGTCCACGGACGCATCAGCCGCGTTCGGCTGACCACCGAGGACGGTAAGCAGCTGAAGGGGGAGCTCGACGGCGGCAGCTGGAGGCTCACCGACGCCCTGGCACCGGGCACCACGTACACACTCTCGGCCCTGGGCGCCGGCGAGGACGGTTCGCCGGTCACGGCCACGTCCACCTTCACCACGCTCCAGGCGAATCGGCTGGTGTCCACCACCCTGATCCCCGGCGACGACTGGACCGTCGGAGTCGGCATGCCCGTGATCGTCGTCTTCTCCCAGCCGGTGAAGAACAAGAAGGCTGCCGAATCTGCGCTGACCGTCTCCAGCACGCCGTCCGTGGAGGGCGCCTGGCGGTGGTTCTCCGCGACAGAGGTCCACTGGCGCCCCAAGGAGTACTGGCCGTCGGGCACGAAGGTGAATGTCACCGCCGCGATGTCGAAGGTCGAACTGTCGGACGGCGTGTGGGGCCGGCGGACCACCACGAGCTCGTTCACCGTCGGCCGGTCGCAGATCCTGACCGTGGACACGGCTCGACACTCGCTGACCGTGCGCCAGGGCGACAAGGTCGTCCGGTCGATGCCCGTCACGACCGGCAAGGCCGGGTTCCGCACCCGCAACGGCATCAAGGTCATCATGAGCCGCGAGTCCCAGGTGAGAATGGATGCGGCCACCCTCGGCAAGGACAAGAGCGATCCCGAGTACTACAACCTGTTGGTCAACTGGGCGCTGCGCCTGACGTACAGCGGTGAGTTCCTGCACGCTGCCCCCTGGTCGGTGGGCTCGCAGGGACGGGCGAACGTCAGCCACGGCTGTACCGGGATGAACACTGCCAACGCGCGCTGGCTCTACGACAACTCACTCGTCGGCGACGTCGTGGTGTACACCGGGTCGTCGCGAGCACTCGAGTGGGGCAACGGATACACCGAGTGGAACATGCCGTTCGACACGTACGCAGCGGGGACCGACGTCTGA
- a CDS encoding c-type cytochrome has protein sequence MTALAARRRHPLATALLVMIALIITGVSYAAATTGKASAAVSAADEIEAGKKLFLANCSTCHGTNAEGRRNAPSLVGVGAAAVDFQVGTGRMPMAATGPQAPKVSPVRYTDEEIQAMAAYVASLGPGPAIPSDADVDASKGDIAKGGLIFRTNCAMCHNIQGKGGALTHGKYAAGLTGVDPKDIWTAMVTGPQSMPVFTDQTISPDSKRDVIAYLKSIDETPTPGGLSLGSFGPVTEGLVAWLAGLGLLIGCAVWLGAKSS, from the coding sequence GTGACCGCACTCGCAGCCCGGCGGCGACACCCGCTGGCGACAGCACTCCTGGTGATGATCGCGCTGATCATCACCGGTGTGTCGTACGCCGCGGCGACCACCGGGAAAGCCTCGGCCGCCGTGTCCGCAGCGGATGAGATCGAGGCCGGTAAGAAGCTGTTCCTGGCCAACTGCTCGACGTGCCACGGCACCAATGCCGAGGGACGGCGCAATGCACCGTCCCTGGTCGGCGTCGGCGCCGCCGCGGTCGACTTCCAGGTCGGCACCGGACGCATGCCGATGGCGGCCACCGGCCCCCAGGCGCCGAAGGTCTCCCCGGTCCGGTACACCGACGAGGAGATCCAGGCCATGGCGGCCTACGTGGCCTCGCTCGGCCCCGGCCCGGCCATCCCCTCCGACGCGGACGTGGATGCGAGCAAGGGCGACATCGCCAAGGGCGGATTGATCTTCCGCACCAACTGCGCGATGTGCCACAACATTCAGGGCAAGGGCGGTGCGCTGACGCACGGCAAGTATGCGGCCGGCCTCACCGGCGTCGACCCGAAGGACATCTGGACGGCGATGGTGACCGGGCCGCAGTCGATGCCGGTCTTCACCGACCAGACCATCAGCCCTGACAGCAAGCGTGACGTGATCGCGTACCTGAAGTCGATCGACGAGACCCCGACCCCCGGTGGGTTGAGCCTCGGGTCGTTCGGCCCGGTGACGGAGGGCCTGGTTGCCTGGCTCGCCGGCCTGGGTCTGCTCATCGGGTGCGCCGTGTGGTTGGGAGCCAAGTCATCGTGA